One Sparus aurata chromosome 5, fSpaAur1.1, whole genome shotgun sequence genomic window carries:
- the LOC115581820 gene encoding zinc finger BED domain-containing protein 1-like isoform X2, producing MAKHLRLQHGIIINECTVFNLLRRSPATAASSTSDSQPSANNSSLQTESVVESSQSDANVSKSEPAAATLASQRPQPAEKRRDTPFTLAARGKLSAEQVEECHRKVTAYVVKRLHPFSEVESPSYRDMIHSINPKYTPPTRDYLTNILIPSWYQVEKSNIITDLCEVNHIALTCDGWTSLTQDHYPTVTVHYLVEGSMRQKVLATKAVYTAQTGIVVAEEIGDILKEFGVFEKVVAVTLDNAANMDVAIKRLQFVKIGCFAHSLNLAAQSLYSSSLVGQWTAKIRAIIVWMKRSSMAKVVLREKQDVLKLPKHSLILDVRTRWNSLFLMLERFLEQYPAIQAASFDQRLRKNMERDRLDRLTDGDFTKAEDFIRLMRVLYTCTLCVSTEKSPTAGQILPIIQKLEKHFAAENGDTVFVADLKKRVWGNLSTRYKNEDNRFFLEEATALDPRFKKKMDNTAVWERIKGKLLANSEQSVAVHDHAEGAGMTQGEGKQEGVETESEEEEENPLPSKQSKKSPLEELFAEEDAVKRTSQERLMMSMEERAEKEIQTYRAMPPTITSSDPAAWFWAQRQTYPLLSCLAFSYLCVQASSTPSERVFSTAGNTICAERARLLPEKADVIIFLNKNC from the exons ATGGCAAAACACCTTCGCCTGCAGCACGGTATAATCATCAATGAGTGTACAGTGTTTAACTTGTTGCGCCGCTCTCCTGCTACCGCCGCTTCCTCCACTTCGGACAGTCAACCATCAGCCAACAACTCCTCGTTGCAAACAGAATCAG TTGTTGAAAGCTCACAGAgtgatgctaacgttagcaagtCTGAGCCTGCTGCTGCTACGTTAGCCAGCCAGCGACCCCAGCCAGCAGAGAAACGACGCGACACCCCATTCACTCTAGCAGCAAGGGGAAAGCTGTCAGCTGAGCAAGTCGAAGAGTGCCACAGAAAAGTCACAGCTTATGTGGTGAAAAGGCTGCATCCCTTTTCTGAAGTCGAATCGCCCTCATATAG ggaTATGATCCATTCAATAAACCCCAAGTACACCCCCCCTACAAGGGACTATTTAACTAATATATTGATCCCATCTTGGTACCAGGTtgaaaaatcaaatataatcaCAGATCTTTGTGAGGTCAACCACATTGCTCTTACTTGTGATGGCTGGACTAGCCTTACACAGGACCACTACCCAACTGTCACAGTGCACTATTTAGTGGAAGGCAGCATGAGGCAGAAAGTTCTGGCAACAAAAGCTGTGTACACAGCCCAGACAGGAATTGTCGTGGCAGAGGAAATCGGCGACATCCTGAAAGAATTTGGTGTGTTTGAAAAAGTAGTAGCTGTTACATTGGATAATGCGGCCAATATGGACGTAGCTATCAAACGGCTGCAGTTTGTGAAGATCGGCTGCTTTGCTCATTCACTGAACCTAGCAGCACAAAGTCTGTACTCCAGCAGCTTAGTGGGTCAGTGGACTGCAAAGATTCGGGCCATCATCGTCTGGATGAAGAGGTCATCGATGGCAAAGGTGGTTCTACGGGAGAAACAGGATGTCCTAA AGCTTCCTAAACATTCACTAATTCTCGACGTGAGAACAAGGTGGAATTCTCTCTTCTTAATGCTGGAGAGATTCCTCGAACAATACCCTGCAATACAGGCAGCCAGCTTCGATCAACGCCTGAGAAAGAATATGGAGAGGGACAG GCTTGATCGGCTGACAGATGGTGATTTCACCAAGGCAGAAGACTTCATCAGGCTGATGCGAGTTCTTTACACCTGCACACTCTGTGTTTCCACCGAAAAAAGCCCAACAGCCGGACAGATCCTGCCGATCATCCAAAAGCTTGAGAAACACTTCGCTGCTGAAAATGGAGACACAGTATTTGTAGCTGACTTGAAGAAGAGGGTCTGGGGAAACCTGTCTACCCGATACAAG aaTGAGGACAACAGGTTCTTCTTGGAAGAAGCCACTGCCTTAGATCCCCGCTTCAAGAAAAAGATGGACAACACTGCAGTCTGGGAACGGATCAAGGGGAAGTTACTGGCAAACTCTGAGCAG TCAGTGGCAGTCCATGACCATGCAGAAGGGGCTGGTATGACACAGGGTGAGGGAAAGCAGGAAGGTGTGGAGACTGAgagcgaggaggaagaggagaat CCTCTTCCTTCCAAACAATCAAAGAAGTCTCCACTGGAGGAGCTTTTTGCTGAGGAGGATGCCGTGAAGAGGACCTCACAGGAGAGGTTGATGATGTCCATGGAAGAGCGTGCTGAAAAGGAGATCCAGACGTACCGGGCAATGCCACCAACCATCACATCGTCTGACCCTGCTGCCTGGTTCTGGGCCCAGAGACAAACTTATCCTTTACTGTCATGTCTGGCCTTCTCATATTTATGTGTCCAGGCCTCCTCAACGCCTAGTGAACGTGTGTTCTCTACTGCAGGAAACACAATCTGTGCAGAACGGGCACGCTTACTGCCTGAAAAGGCAGACGTGATAATCTTCCTCAACAAGAACTGTTGA
- the LOC115581820 gene encoding zinc finger BED domain-containing protein 1-like isoform X1, with protein MAKHLRLQHGIIINECTVFNLLRRSPATAASSTSDSQPSANNSSLQTESVVESSQSDANVSKSEPAAATLASQRPQPAEKRRDTPFTLAARGKLSAEQVEECHRKVTAYVVKRLHPFSEVESPSYRDMIHSINPKYTPPTRDYLTNILIPSWYQVEKSNIITDLCEVNHIALTCDGWTSLTQDHYPTVTVHYLVEGSMRQKVLATKAVYTAQTGIVVAEEIGDILKEFGVFEKVVAVTLDNAANMDVAIKRLQFVKIGCFAHSLNLAAQSLYSSSLVGQWTAKIRAIIVWMKRSSMAKVVLREKQDVLKLPKHSLILDVRTRWNSLFLMLERFLEQYPAIQAASFDQRLRKNMERDRLDRLTDGDFTKAEDFIRLMRVLYTCTLCVSTEKSPTAGQILPIIQKLEKHFAAENGDTVFVADLKKRVWGNLSTRYKNEDNRFFLEEATALDPRFKKKMDNTAVWERIKGKLLANSEQSVAVHDHAEGAGMTQGEGKQEGVETESEEEEENQPLPSKQSKKSPLEELFAEEDAVKRTSQERLMMSMEERAEKEIQTYRAMPPTITSSDPAAWFWAQRQTYPLLSCLAFSYLCVQASSTPSERVFSTAGNTICAERARLLPEKADVIIFLNKNC; from the exons ATGGCAAAACACCTTCGCCTGCAGCACGGTATAATCATCAATGAGTGTACAGTGTTTAACTTGTTGCGCCGCTCTCCTGCTACCGCCGCTTCCTCCACTTCGGACAGTCAACCATCAGCCAACAACTCCTCGTTGCAAACAGAATCAG TTGTTGAAAGCTCACAGAgtgatgctaacgttagcaagtCTGAGCCTGCTGCTGCTACGTTAGCCAGCCAGCGACCCCAGCCAGCAGAGAAACGACGCGACACCCCATTCACTCTAGCAGCAAGGGGAAAGCTGTCAGCTGAGCAAGTCGAAGAGTGCCACAGAAAAGTCACAGCTTATGTGGTGAAAAGGCTGCATCCCTTTTCTGAAGTCGAATCGCCCTCATATAG ggaTATGATCCATTCAATAAACCCCAAGTACACCCCCCCTACAAGGGACTATTTAACTAATATATTGATCCCATCTTGGTACCAGGTtgaaaaatcaaatataatcaCAGATCTTTGTGAGGTCAACCACATTGCTCTTACTTGTGATGGCTGGACTAGCCTTACACAGGACCACTACCCAACTGTCACAGTGCACTATTTAGTGGAAGGCAGCATGAGGCAGAAAGTTCTGGCAACAAAAGCTGTGTACACAGCCCAGACAGGAATTGTCGTGGCAGAGGAAATCGGCGACATCCTGAAAGAATTTGGTGTGTTTGAAAAAGTAGTAGCTGTTACATTGGATAATGCGGCCAATATGGACGTAGCTATCAAACGGCTGCAGTTTGTGAAGATCGGCTGCTTTGCTCATTCACTGAACCTAGCAGCACAAAGTCTGTACTCCAGCAGCTTAGTGGGTCAGTGGACTGCAAAGATTCGGGCCATCATCGTCTGGATGAAGAGGTCATCGATGGCAAAGGTGGTTCTACGGGAGAAACAGGATGTCCTAA AGCTTCCTAAACATTCACTAATTCTCGACGTGAGAACAAGGTGGAATTCTCTCTTCTTAATGCTGGAGAGATTCCTCGAACAATACCCTGCAATACAGGCAGCCAGCTTCGATCAACGCCTGAGAAAGAATATGGAGAGGGACAG GCTTGATCGGCTGACAGATGGTGATTTCACCAAGGCAGAAGACTTCATCAGGCTGATGCGAGTTCTTTACACCTGCACACTCTGTGTTTCCACCGAAAAAAGCCCAACAGCCGGACAGATCCTGCCGATCATCCAAAAGCTTGAGAAACACTTCGCTGCTGAAAATGGAGACACAGTATTTGTAGCTGACTTGAAGAAGAGGGTCTGGGGAAACCTGTCTACCCGATACAAG aaTGAGGACAACAGGTTCTTCTTGGAAGAAGCCACTGCCTTAGATCCCCGCTTCAAGAAAAAGATGGACAACACTGCAGTCTGGGAACGGATCAAGGGGAAGTTACTGGCAAACTCTGAGCAG TCAGTGGCAGTCCATGACCATGCAGAAGGGGCTGGTATGACACAGGGTGAGGGAAAGCAGGAAGGTGTGGAGACTGAgagcgaggaggaagaggagaat cAGCCTCTTCCTTCCAAACAATCAAAGAAGTCTCCACTGGAGGAGCTTTTTGCTGAGGAGGATGCCGTGAAGAGGACCTCACAGGAGAGGTTGATGATGTCCATGGAAGAGCGTGCTGAAAAGGAGATCCAGACGTACCGGGCAATGCCACCAACCATCACATCGTCTGACCCTGCTGCCTGGTTCTGGGCCCAGAGACAAACTTATCCTTTACTGTCATGTCTGGCCTTCTCATATTTATGTGTCCAGGCCTCCTCAACGCCTAGTGAACGTGTGTTCTCTACTGCAGGAAACACAATCTGTGCAGAACGGGCACGCTTACTGCCTGAAAAGGCAGACGTGATAATCTTCCTCAACAAGAACTGTTGA